From the Caballeronia sp. NK8 genome, one window contains:
- a CDS encoding helix-turn-helix domain-containing protein, with protein MATFVESRSSSEEVEHLDIPIEHSPTLDHPIRVRSRPVAYGVRIALHTHPWAQVAYTSRGVLRVATVDSTWMVPPSRAIWVPPNVTHEVVIVEDAYLRTLYVDASVVPAGLGACRVVEVSPLLREVIAALDDETISRQRERLLGTLALDEIIRSQPLPLSVPMPNEKRLRALCNAVLADPSHSDLERWSSEAGASTRTIARLFRRELGVSFSQWRQQAVLARAIPLLSQGRPLAQVARELGYQSQSAFSAMFRRAFGESPRAFFARDGHDDRDTRDVDGA; from the coding sequence ATGGCTACGTTTGTCGAATCCAGATCGTCGAGCGAGGAAGTCGAGCATCTCGACATTCCCATCGAGCATTCGCCGACCCTCGATCATCCGATTCGCGTGCGATCGCGGCCGGTTGCCTACGGCGTGCGTATCGCGCTGCACACGCATCCGTGGGCGCAGGTCGCCTACACGTCACGCGGCGTGCTGCGCGTCGCGACCGTGGATTCAACCTGGATGGTGCCGCCCTCGCGCGCGATCTGGGTGCCGCCCAATGTCACGCACGAAGTGGTGATCGTCGAGGACGCGTATCTGCGCACGCTCTATGTCGATGCGAGCGTCGTGCCGGCCGGTCTCGGCGCGTGCCGTGTCGTCGAGGTGTCGCCGCTGCTGCGCGAGGTCATTGCCGCGCTCGACGACGAAACCATTTCCCGCCAGCGCGAGCGGCTGCTGGGCACGCTCGCACTCGACGAGATCATCCGCTCGCAGCCGCTGCCGCTTTCCGTGCCGATGCCAAACGAGAAGCGTCTGCGCGCCTTGTGCAACGCCGTACTGGCCGATCCATCGCATTCCGATCTCGAACGATGGTCCTCTGAAGCGGGCGCGAGCACGCGCACCATTGCGCGGCTTTTCAGGCGCGAGCTTGGTGTGAGTTTTTCGCAATGGCGTCAGCAAGCCGTGCTCGCGCGCGCGATTCCGCTGCTGAGCCAGGGCCGCCCACTTGCGCAAGTCGCGCGTGAGCTCGGCTATCAAAGCCAGAGCGCATTTTCCGCGATGTTCCGTCGTGCGTTCGGCGAAAGCCCGCGGGCATTTTTCGCGCGTGACGGCCACGATGATCGCGACACGCGCGATGTCGACGGCGCCTGA
- a CDS encoding GNAT family N-acetyltransferase gives MLDPTEDLSLYQLRQATMADFAFAEALTHDNMVGYYRRHNLVWRGDLFLSSWRESENFILQADGMPIGVMRVTEEDNSLHIRDVQIAQGYRGRGAGTFLLNTAHRWARSRGLAECQLRVFVDNPAARLYARLGYRPAGSRLAQLGAIRHMVRRM, from the coding sequence ATGCTCGATCCGACCGAAGACCTCTCGCTCTATCAACTGCGCCAGGCGACCATGGCCGACTTCGCCTTCGCCGAAGCGCTCACGCACGACAACATGGTCGGCTATTACCGGCGTCACAATCTCGTGTGGCGCGGCGATCTCTTCCTCTCCAGCTGGCGCGAATCCGAGAATTTCATCCTGCAGGCGGACGGCATGCCGATCGGTGTGATGCGCGTCACCGAGGAAGACAACTCGCTGCATATTCGCGACGTGCAGATCGCGCAGGGTTATCGCGGACGCGGTGCGGGGACGTTCCTGCTCAACACCGCGCATCGCTGGGCGCGCTCGCGCGGGCTCGCCGAATGCCAGTTGAGAGTGTTCGTCGATAATCCGGCGGCGCGACTCTACGCCCGTCTGGGTTATCGGCCGGCCGGATCGCGGCTCGCGCAGCTCGGGGCCATCCGGCATATGGTGCGGCGTATGTAG
- the gltX gene encoding glutamate--tRNA ligase has product MTTQVRTRFAPSPTGFIHLGNIRSALYPWAFARKMKGTFVLRIEDTDLERSTDASVDAILEGMAWLGLDFDEGPFYQMQRMDRYREVVAQMMEKGLAYHCYMSTEELDALRERQRAAGEKPRYDGTWRPEPGKVLPPVPEGVTPVVRFRNPLTGAVAWDDAVKGHIEISNDELDDLVIARPDGTPTYNFCVVVDDLDMKITHVIRGDDHVNNTPRQINILRALGGEAPVYAHLPTVLNEQGEKMSKRHGAMSVTGYRDNGYLPEAVVNYLARLGWSHGDAEIFSREQFVEWFDLEHLGKSPAQYDHDKLNWLNAHYIKEADNARLAELTRPFLLQAGIDAAAIDGGAPLDQAIALLKDRASTIKEIADNAAMFYREPAINPEAFAQHVTDTVRPAIAELRAALADIDWTKEAISAALKATLTAHKLKMPQLAMPVRLLVAGTTHTPSIDAVLMLFGRETVLKRLEKAAG; this is encoded by the coding sequence ATGACCACCCAAGTCCGTACCCGCTTCGCACCGAGCCCGACTGGCTTCATCCATCTCGGCAACATCCGCTCCGCGCTCTATCCGTGGGCGTTCGCGCGCAAGATGAAGGGCACCTTCGTGCTGCGCATAGAGGACACGGATCTCGAGCGTTCCACCGACGCATCGGTCGATGCGATCCTCGAAGGCATGGCGTGGCTCGGGCTCGATTTCGACGAAGGTCCGTTCTATCAGATGCAGCGCATGGACCGGTATCGCGAAGTCGTCGCGCAGATGATGGAGAAAGGCCTTGCGTACCACTGCTACATGTCGACGGAAGAACTCGACGCGCTGCGCGAGCGCCAGCGCGCCGCGGGCGAAAAGCCGCGCTACGACGGCACGTGGCGTCCCGAGCCCGGCAAGGTGCTGCCGCCGGTGCCGGAGGGCGTGACGCCGGTCGTGCGTTTCCGCAATCCGCTGACGGGCGCGGTCGCGTGGGACGACGCGGTGAAAGGCCACATCGAAATCTCGAACGACGAACTCGACGATCTCGTGATCGCGCGTCCCGACGGCACGCCGACCTATAACTTCTGCGTGGTCGTCGACGATCTCGACATGAAGATCACGCACGTCATTCGCGGCGACGATCACGTGAACAACACGCCGCGTCAGATCAACATCCTGCGCGCGCTCGGCGGCGAAGCGCCGGTCTACGCGCATCTGCCCACGGTGCTGAACGAGCAGGGCGAGAAGATGAGCAAGCGCCACGGCGCGATGAGCGTGACGGGCTATCGCGACAACGGCTATCTGCCCGAAGCGGTGGTGAACTATCTCGCGCGTCTGGGCTGGTCGCATGGCGATGCGGAAATTTTCTCGCGCGAACAGTTCGTCGAATGGTTCGATCTCGAGCATCTCGGCAAGTCGCCCGCGCAGTACGATCACGACAAGCTCAACTGGCTGAACGCGCATTACATCAAGGAAGCGGACAATGCGCGTCTCGCGGAGCTGACCAGGCCGTTCCTGCTGCAGGCGGGCATCGATGCCGCGGCCATCGACGGCGGCGCGCCGCTCGATCAGGCGATCGCACTGCTGAAGGATCGCGCGTCGACGATCAAGGAAATCGCCGATAACGCTGCGATGTTCTATCGCGAACCTGCCATCAATCCGGAAGCCTTCGCGCAGCACGTCACCGACACGGTGCGTCCGGCCATCGCCGAGCTGCGTGCGGCGCTCGCGGACATCGACTGGACCAAGGAGGCGATTTCGGCCGCGCTGAAAGCCACGCTCACCGCGCATAAGCTCAAGATGCCGCAACTCGCGATGCCGGTGCGTCTGCTGGTCGCGGGCACGACGCACACGCCGTCGATCGATGCCGTGTTGATGCTTTTCGGCCGCGAAACCGTGTTGAAACGTCTGGAAAAGGCGGCAGGCTGA